The nucleotide sequence AGGAGCCGCCGAGCAAGTTCTTCCGGCTGGCGCCCGGGCGCGAGGTGCGCCTGCGCTACGCCTACATCATCAAGTGCGAGCGCGTGGTGAAGGACGCGAGCGGCGCCGTCGTCGAGCTGCGGTGCACGTACGACCCGGAGACGCGCAGCGGCTCGCCGGCCGCCGCCCGCAAGGTGAAGGCGACGCTCCATTGGGTGTCGGCTGCGCACGCGGTGACCGCCGAGGTGCGGCTCTACGGCCGGCTGTTCACCGTGGAGGATCCGGACGCCGCCGACGATTGGCTCGCGACCATCGACTCCGAGGCGCTCACGGTGCTGCGGGACTGCCGGCTCGAGCCGAGCCTCGCCGACGCCGCGCCGGGGCTGCGCGTCCAGTTCGAGCGCCAGGGCTACTTCTGCGCCGACCCGGACTCCGTGCCGGGGGCGCCGGTGTTCAATCGCACGGTGACGCTGCGGGACACCTGGGCGAAGATCCAGGCCGGGCCGGGTCGCTGATTCGCGCCGCGGCGGCCGCCGGGCGCGCGGGCGCTGTGTCGCTTCGCGTGGCGCGTGGAGCCGCGCCGGGCGCGGTTTTCCGGATTCTCGCCGCGCGTCGGGAGCGCTACCCTGGAGGCATGTCGGGGGTGTTGGGGTCCCATCCATCGGGGACGCCGGCGGAAACGCCAGGGTTGTCGCCGCGTCTGCAGGGCCCCGATCATCGGCTGCGTCCGCACACGATCGGCGATTTCCACCATCTCGAGAAGCGGCTCGACGCGAGCCTGGTGCCCGCCGATCGCAGCCGCTTCGAGGTCGCGATCCGCCGCTCACTCGGCAACTGGATGTTCTTCGTTCCGGCGACGGTCGGCGTGCTCTGGCTCTCGACGGTGATCGTCGATCTCGCGACCGTCACGAGCGTGCTCCTGAGCGTGCTGGTGCTGGCGGCCGCCGTACCGTCGGCGGTGGCCGTCGCGCTCGCCGCGCCGCGCGTCGTCGTGCGTCCCTTCACCCGTCACGGCCGCGCGGGCTACTTCTGGTTCCTCATGACGACCGTGATGGAGGCGATCGATTGCGGCGTCTACGGGACGTGCCTCTTCCTCCTGGCGAGGGCCGGCGGCTTCACGCACGCGCTCCCGTCGCTGCCGTTCTAGCCCGCATTTCTCACCAGGTCCCTGCTGCGAGCGTCAATCGCACGCCACCTCAGGCCGTACTCGCGCCGCGCTCCTCAACGGACTGTCCAGTCCGCCTGCGTCGCTCGGCGCTCCGTTCGGCCCGATCTGGCGCACGCTTGACGCTCTCGCGACGTGGACCCGGTGAGAAATGCGGGCCCGGTCGTCGCGCCGCCGCGGTAGGCTACGGGCCGCCGAACCGGGTATAGGGAAGCGTGCTCCCTCTCCCGCGCCCGGGCACGTGCCGTGGCGTCCCCTCGCTGGTGCTCGTGCTCGTCCTGCTCGCCGCAGCCTCTGCGGCCGACGTCACGGCGAGCACGTGCACGACCGACTGCGCGCAGGCCGCGTGCACGGTCGGATGCGACGAGGGCGAGTTGCGCGACGCCGTCGCCAAGGCGAACGACTGCGTGGGCAGCGCCGCGTGGACCGGACGGACGATCACGATCGACGCCGGGACGCCGCCCTGCGCGATCGCGATGCGGAACGACGTGGCGGCCGCGAACGCCTATCCCGGCAGCTCCTGCGCGAACGATCCCGAGGCCTACTCGCTCTGCCTCAAGAACGACGGCATCAAGATCCGGGGCGGCAACGCCACGTTCGAGTACGTCGGCGCCGCTTCGTGCCGCCAGTGCGTCGACGAGTGTCCCGCGCCGCAACCGGCGCTCTTCACGCTCAAGGGCAGCGGCAACGCGCTCGAGGACTTCACGTATCGCTATTTTCCCGAAGGCCTGCACGTCCGCACCGGCGGCGGCCATACCATCGCGCGTGTGACGAGCGATCGCATCTGCGAGGACGCCGTGACGCTCGACATCACGGCGGGCACCGGCAACACGCTCGCCGACTCGACCTTCATCGGCAACCAACCCGCCGATCCCGATCACGCGTGCCTCCTCCCGACCGACGCGGCCGGCCCCTGCGGCACCGACAAGGCCATCCAGCTGAACGGCGGCGGCGTCACCGTCGTCCACAACACGATCACCACGATCAGCCAGCCCGTGCACGCCCAGGCCGGGGAACACGTGCTGCTCGGCAACAAGAGCGCGGGCAGCCCGAGCGACGACAACCTCTGCCAGTCGTACACCGTGACCGGGCCGGCCAAGGTGACGATGGCGTCGAACGAGATCGATCACTGCAAATTCGGCGTCCGCGTCGACGGCAGCGCGCTCGTGATCGCCGACGGCAACGTGATCACCAACCCCTGGGTCGCCGCGTTCGACGTGCGCGCCGCCGGGCGCCTGCGCGGCGCCGGCAACCGGCTGAAGACGCGTGCCGCCGGTTTCACGACCATCTCGAGCGTGCAGCTCGGGCTCGTCGTCGCGCGCAACGACGGGCGCGCGCGCATCGACCTCGGCGGTGGCGACTTCGGGGCCCTCTCGGTCGAGGACGGCCTGCCGTGCGCGAGCGGCGGCGCCTGCTCGGTCGGCGGCAATCGCTTCTGCTCGAGCGGCCGCGGCGCGCAGGTCGACGTGTGGAACGTCACGGATTGTCCGTGCCTGAACCAGCTCTGCAGCGGCGCGCTCGGGAACTGCACGAGCGGCAGCTGCGCGCCGCTCGCCGCCGACGGCACCTGCGAGGGCTCGGGCGGCGGCGGGGCCTCGGTCGGCGCGCGCAACAACTGCTTCCGCTCCGACGGCGGTCCGCTCACGGTCGTGCGCGACGCCGGCCTGTCGACGACCGCGACCGACGGCGCCGTCGAGTGTGCTCCCGATGCGTGCGATTTCTGACCGCCGGTCGGTCGCGTCCGCGCGGCGACCGGCCCGCGTCGTCGCCACCGTCGCGCTCGCGCTCCTCGTCGCGGCGATGCCCGCGGCTGCGGCGTGGACGACGCACGGTCCGGACGGCGGCGACGTCACCGCGCTCGCGGTCGACCCGACCGCGCCGGCGCACGTGTACGCCGGCACGGCTTTCGACGGCGTTTTCCGCAGCCGCGACGGCGGCGTCACCTGGGAGGCCGCCGGCGCCGGTCTCGGGAACCAGGTCGTGTACGCGCTCGCGACCGACCCGCTCGTCGCCGACGTGGTCTACGCGGCGACCAACGACACCGTCTTCAAGAGCACCGACGGCGCGGTCACCTGGCAGGCGCGCCGGAACGGGCTGACGCGCACGGGCGTGACCGCGCTCGCGGTCGACCCGACCGACCCCGGCGTGCTGTACGTCGGCATCGCGGGCACGGCCGGGGGCGGCGTCTTCCGGAGCGCGGACGGCGGCGCCACGTGGACGCTCCGCGAGACGGGGTTGCCGCCGAGCGTCACCGTGCGTGCCCTCGCCGTCGATCCGATCTCGCCCACGGTCGTGTGGGCGGGGACCGTCGGGAACGGCGTCTACAAGAGCGTCGATGCCGGGGCGTCGTGGGCGGTCTTCACGACCGGCGTCGGCAAGCAGACCGTGCTCGCGCTCGCGCTCGACCCGACGACGCCCGCGACCGTCTACGCCGCGACCCTCGGCGGCCGTGGCGTCTACAAGACCAGCAACGGCGGCACCACCTGGGCCGGTGCCAACGTCGGCCTCGGGAGCACGCGCGTGTTCGCGCTCGCGATCGATCCCGCGGCGCCGGCCACGCTCTACGCCGGGACGTTCGGCGGCGCCGTCGCGCGTTCCAGCAACGGCGCCGCTACGTGGGCGGCGTTCGCGACCGGCATCGTCGGCACCAACGTCGGGAGCCTCGCGATCGACCCCGCGACGCCGACGCGGGTCTACGCCGGCACCCCCGGCGCCGGGGTCTTCCGCGCCGATGGCGAGCAGTGGACGGCGGCGAGCGTCGGCCTCGATGCGACGCGGATCGCGAGCCTCGTCGCCGCCGACGGCGCTCCGACGCCGCTCGTCGCCGCGATCGAAGGCGGCGGCGTCGCCGCGAGCGGCGACGCGGGTGTGACGTGGGCGCCGGCGAACGCCGGGCTCCCGACCACCCGCGTCGCCGTGCTCGCGCGCGACGCGACGACGCCCGGACGGCTCTACGCCGCGGGCAGCGGCGTCTTCCGGACCGACGACGGCGGCGCCAGCTGGACGACGGTCGCTGCGGCCTTCGACTTCGGGCCGACCGCCCTCGTCGTCGACGCCGCCGACCCGGCCACGCTCTACGCCGGGACGCTCCTCGGCGGCGTACAGCGCAGCGGCGACGGCGGCGCGACGTGGCAGGCGGCGAACGACGGCCTCGCGCGCACCGACGTGCTGACGCTCGTCGCCGACCCGACGACCCCCGGCGTGCTGTACCTCGGGCTCGACACCGGTGGCGTCGCGAAGAGCACGGACGGCGGCGACTCCTGGGGCGCGACCAGCCTCGTCGACGTGAGTGTACGCGCGCTCGCCGTCGACCCGACCGATGGCAGCGTCGTCTATGCCGGCACGCTCGTCGACGGCGTCTTCAAGAGCACGGACGGCGGCGGCAGCTTCGCGCCCGCGAACGTCGGTCTCGGCAGCCGCGACGTGTACACGCTCGCGATCGATCCCGCGGACCCCGCGATCGTCTGGGCCGGGACCGGGCGCGACGGCGTCTTCCGCTCGACCGACGGCGGCGCGACCTGGTCGCCGTTCGCGCTCGGCTTGCCGCCGACGCGGATCTCGACCGTGGCGCTCGACCCGCTTGCGCCCGCCGTCGCTCACGCGGCGACGCGCGGCGTGTGGACCTTCGCGCCGGGATGCGCGGCGCCCTGCGGCGTCTGCGAACGCTGCGACGCGCTCGCGGGGTGCGTCGGCGCGCCGCGGCAGGACTGTCGCGCGCCGCTCGTTCCCGAGGCCGGCGACCTCACCATCGTGAACAAGGCGCGCGCCGCGAGCGACGCGTTCGGTTGGCGCTGGCGGAAGGGCGCGGCGACGCCGGCGGCGGCCTTCGGCGATCCGCTCGCGACCGACGCCTACCTGCTCTGCGTCTTCGACGAGTCGACGCCGACGGCGCGGCTCCTCCTCGGGCGCGCGATCGCACCGGGTGGTCTCTGCGGCCGGCGGCCGTGCTGGAAGGGGCTCGGTCGTCCCGCCGGCACGAAGGGCTTCCGCTACTCCGACGTGAAGGGCACCGCCGGTGGCATCACGAGCGTCACGCTCGCGCCCGGCATCACCGGGAAGGCCAAGATCGCCGTGCGCGGCAAGGGGGCGGGGCTCGGCCTCATGCCGCTACCCGCGCCCGTGCCGCTGCGCGTGCAGCTCGGCGTGCCCGGCGGGACCTGTTTCGACGCCCGCTACGCGCCGGCGGGAGTCCGGAAGAACGACGCGGCCCGCTTCCGCGCCAAGTCGACTCCGTAGAGAGATGGGAATCTCTGCTCCGCCGCGATCCATCGGCCAAGGGTTCCGGCTTCCGGTTGCCGCGCGGTGCGGGTCTCAGTAGGTTCCCCGCGATCCGTTCTCCGGATCGACACGGCTTCGTCGGAAGGAGCGTTCGATGGCATGCGCCAGGTTGCTCGCGCTGGGTGGTCTCTTCGCGTCGTTGCTGGCGCTCGTCGACGCGGCGTGGGCGCAGGGATACCGTCCGCCCGCGTATCCGGCGCGGTCGATCCGCTGCGAGTCGGAGTCGCACGAGCACGCGTATTGCCGCACCTATGCGCAGGGCCGCGTGCGGCTCGAACGTCGCCTCAGCAAGGCGCCGTGTCGCGAGTACGACACCTGGGGCGCCGATCGCGACGGCGGCGGCGTCTGGGTCCGCGAAGGGTGCCGCGCGACCTTCACCGTCGTGCCGTGGGGGAGCGGCCCGATCCGCCCCGGCCCGGGCGCAGGGCCGGTCGGCGTCTACCGCATCACCTGCAAGTCGGATCGCTTCCGCCCGAAGTACTGCCCGATGCCGCAATGGGGCTGGGTCCGCCTCGAGCGGCGCCTGAGCGACGCTCCCTGCCGCCAGTACGACACCTGGGGCAGCGACGGCGGCGGCATCTGGGTCGATCGCGGCTGCGCGGCGACCTTCTCCGTCCGGTACTGACGCCGCCGCGGCCGCGCCGCCCTCCGAACGGAGCGCGCGGCATCTCACGAGGCGACGGCCCCGGCGCGCGGCGGAGGCGGGTCACCCGCCGAGATAACTCGCCGTCGTCCACACCCAGCCGGTGGTCACCGCCGTGAACGAGCCGAGCGCGATCGCGAGGCGCCACCCCGTGCCGAGATCCACCGCGGGATCGACCGCCTGCCAGAGGAAGAGCTGCGGGTTCATCCAGGAGCCGGCGACCAGGCACCAGGCGGCGCCGGAGGGTACGCCGGGGTGCACCGCCGCGACTCCGAGCTGCAGCGCGCCCATGAAGAGGTTGTCGAGATGGCATTGGAGGACCCGCTTTCGGCTCCGGAACGGGCCGAGCTCGGATCGTCCGCTCGCGAACCCCGCCATCACCCATCCGAGCAGGACGCCGAAGGTCGCCTGCACCATACCGGAGGCGGCGACGAGGTGTGCGCCATCCATCGGCGGAACGCGACAGCACACCGCCGGCTCCACGGAAGCGCGCCGGTGGAGGCGGCGGCCGCGCAGCCGTCCGTGGTTGACTCTTCGAGTGGTTACTCTAAGAGTCCCGACTCATGGCGTACTCGCTCTCCGAAGTCGTCCAGCACTCGGGCGTCCCGGTCGACACGATCCGCTACTACCAGACGATCCGGCTGCTGCCCGGACCGGCGCGCGAGGGGCGAAACGCGGTCTACGACGACGCGCACCTCGATCGCCTGCGGCTCATCCGGTCGATGGCGTCGCGCGGGTTCTCGCTCCGGGTCATCGCGATGCTGCTCGAGAAGGGCGAGCGCACGGAGTCCGACCGTGCGCTCCTGACCGCGATCGAGGAGGAGTCGACCGAGCCCGGCTACGACAGCGCGGCGGCGGCGACGCAGCTCGGCGTCCCGCACGCGCTCCTGGCCTCGGTCGAGCGCGCCGGCCTCGCCGAGGCGCAGGAGCAGGCCGACGGCTCGCGCCGCTACAGCGAAGGCGACCTCCGGGTCGCGCGCGGCGCGTTGAAGATCCTGGGCTACGGCTTCCCGCTGACGCGCCTCCTGGCGCTCGCCGTGAAGCACGACCGCTCGATCCGCAAGACGGTCGACGGCGCGATCGACCTCTTCGATCAGTACGTCCGCAAGCGCACCCGCGGCAGTGAAGCCGACCCCGAGGCCGTGGGCGCCGCGTTCAAGGACATCCTGCCGCTCGTGACGGCCCTCGTAGCGCACCACTTCCAGCGCGTGCTCGTGAACCGCGCCCTCAAGCGCCTGAAGAAGAGCGGCGAGCGCGGGCCCCTCGAGGTCGCGCTCAAGGTCGCCTCCGCGACGCGACTCGGCGTGCGCTGGCAGTGAGTGCCCTCGCATGAGCCTTCCCGCGGCCGACGACAAGCGCGCGGTCGTCGAGGCGATGTTCGACCGCATCGCCCCGCGCTACGACCTCATGAACCGCCTCATGACCTTCGGCATCGACCGGGGGTGGCGGCGGCAGGCGATCGCGTCGCTCGCGCTGCGTCCGGGTGAGCGTGTGCTCGATCTCGCCTGCGGCTCGGGCGACCTCGCGGCGGCCGCTCTGGAGGCGGGCGGACGCGTGATCGGGGTGGATTTCTCCGCGGGCATGTTGCGCGCTGCCCGGGCGCGCCGCCTCGGCTGCGGGCTCGTGCGCGCCGACGCGCTCGCGTTGCCGCTCGCGGACGCGTCGATCGACGCCGTCGTCTCCGGATTCGCGCTCCGCAACTTCGTCGACCTCCGGGCGGCGCTCGCGGAGAGCGCGCGCGTCCTGCGGCCGGGCGGCCGGATCGCGCTCCTCGAGGTCGATCGGCCGGCGAGCGCGCTCCTGCGCTTCGGTCACGCGATCTACTTCCGCCGCATCGTGCCGCTCCTCGGCGCGCTCGTGGCCGAGCGCGACGCGTACACGTACCTGCCGGAGTCGACCGCCTATCTTCCCGACGAGCCGACGCTCCGCGCGCAGCTCGCCGCGGCCGGGCTTGGCGCGATCAAGAAGCGCTCGCTTCTCGGCGGCGCGGCGCAGCTCGTGACCGCGGCGCGGACGGGCGAGGCGGCGGAGCCGGCGGCGAGCGACTCGCCGGAACGAGCGCGGCATGCGTGAGGTCGGCGCCCTCCGCGCCCGCACGCGGGTCGTCGCCGACCCGGGGGACCTGTTGGCGCTCGCGGCGCGCTTCCCGGCGTCGCCGCTCGTTTTCTGGGAGCATCCGGCGGGCGGCCACGCGATGCTCGCGGTCGGGGTCGCGCGCGAGATCCGCGCGCGCGGCGCCGAGCGGTTCGCCGTCGCGGCGGCGGCGGCGGCGCGCGTGCTCGCGACCGTCGAGCGGGAGGGCGGGACGCCGGCGGAACCGCGCATGCTCGGCGGCTTCGCGTTCTCCGACACGCCCGGTCCCGACCCCGCGTACCCGCCGGCGCGCGTCGTGCTGCCGCGCCTCCTCTGGACGCGCGCGGCCGGCCGCACGACGCTCACGGAGGTCTGGGAGGCGGGCGACGAGCCGCCGGGCCCCGCCGCCGCGGGAGCTCTGGCGGCCGCGGTCGCCGACGGCTCCGTGCCGCGTCTGTACGCGCCGGCGCTCGGGGCGGAGGAGCGCGAGGCATGGCGGGGGCGCGTCGCGCGCGCGCGCGCGCTCATCGACGAGGGCGCGGCGCGGAAGATCGTTCTCGCACGGCGGCGGCGCCTCGTTGCGGACCGCCCGATCGACGCGGCGGCGATGCTCGCGCGCGCGCGCGCCGCGCGTCCCGGCTGTTTCAACGTCTGGGTGCGCCCGCGGGGCGGCGCGAGCCTGATCGCGTCGACGCCGGAGCTGCTCGTCCGGCGCCGCGGCGCCGACATCGCGGCGAGCGCGCTCGCCGGGTCCGCGCCGCGGGCGGCGGACCGGGGCGAGGACGAGCGCCTCGCGGCGGCGCTCCTCGCGTGCGCCAAGAACGGCCGCGAGCACGCGCTGGTTGTGCGCGCGGTGCGCGACGCGCTCGCGGCGGTCGGCGCCGAGGTCGAGCCGCCCCCGCGCCCGGAGATCCTGCGGCTTCCCGAGGCGCAGCACCTCGCGACGCCGGTGCGCGCGCGCGCGTCGCGACCGCGCTCGGCCTTCGCGCTCGGCGGCGCGCTGCACCCGACGCCCGCCGTGTGCGGAGTCCCGGCCGCGGTCGCGCGCGCGCTCATCGAGCGCGAGGAGCCGGCGCGCGGCTGGTACACCGGCGCGCTCGGCTGGACGGATGCCGCCGGCGACGGCGAGCTCGTCGTGACGCTCCGGAGCGCGCTCGTCGACGGCGCGGCGCTCGAGCTCTGGGCCGGCGCCGGCATCGTCGAGGGCTCGGACGCCGACGCGGAGCTCGCGGAGACCGAGGCCAAGATGCGCGCGCTCGTGGCGCCGTATCTCGCGCCGGCCGGCGCGATCGCTGGCGCCGACGCGCCGGCCGCGGATGCGGCGGCGGGAGCGTGATGACCGAGCCGACCGCCAACGCGCGCGCCATGCGGGTCTTCGCGGGCGCGCTCCGCGCCGCCGGCGTGACCGAGATCTGCATCTCGCCGGGCTCGCGCTCGACGGCGGCGGCGCTCGCCGCCCTCCGGGCGGGGCTCCGGCCATGGGTCGTGACCGACGAGCGCGCCGCCGGCTTCTTCGCGCTCGGCATGGCGCGCGCGAGCGGTCGTCCCGCGGCCCTCCTCTGCACCTCGGGCACCGCCGCGGCGAACTACTTGCCGGCGGTCGTCGAGGCGTCGATGGCGGAGATTCCCCTCGTCGTGCT is from Deltaproteobacteria bacterium and encodes:
- a CDS encoding DUF3011 domain-containing protein, encoding MACARLLALGGLFASLLALVDAAWAQGYRPPAYPARSIRCESESHEHAYCRTYAQGRVRLERRLSKAPCREYDTWGADRDGGGVWVREGCRATFTVVPWGSGPIRPGPGAGPVGVYRITCKSDRFRPKYCPMPQWGWVRLERRLSDAPCRQYDTWGSDGGGIWVDRGCAATFSVRY
- a CDS encoding MerR family transcriptional regulator — protein: MAYSLSEVVQHSGVPVDTIRYYQTIRLLPGPAREGRNAVYDDAHLDRLRLIRSMASRGFSLRVIAMLLEKGERTESDRALLTAIEEESTEPGYDSAAAATQLGVPHALLASVERAGLAEAQEQADGSRRYSEGDLRVARGALKILGYGFPLTRLLALAVKHDRSIRKTVDGAIDLFDQYVRKRTRGSEADPEAVGAAFKDILPLVTALVAHHFQRVLVNRALKRLKKSGERGPLEVALKVASATRLGVRWQ
- a CDS encoding ubiquinone/menaquinone biosynthesis methyltransferase — protein: MSLPAADDKRAVVEAMFDRIAPRYDLMNRLMTFGIDRGWRRQAIASLALRPGERVLDLACGSGDLAAAALEAGGRVIGVDFSAGMLRAARARRLGCGLVRADALALPLADASIDAVVSGFALRNFVDLRAALAESARVLRPGGRIALLEVDRPASALLRFGHAIYFRRIVPLLGALVAERDAYTYLPESTAYLPDEPTLRAQLAAAGLGAIKKRSLLGGAAQLVTAARTGEAAEPAASDSPERARHA
- a CDS encoding isochorismate synthase, whose product is MREVGALRARTRVVADPGDLLALAARFPASPLVFWEHPAGGHAMLAVGVAREIRARGAERFAVAAAAAARVLATVEREGGTPAEPRMLGGFAFSDTPGPDPAYPPARVVLPRLLWTRAAGRTTLTEVWEAGDEPPGPAAAGALAAAVADGSVPRLYAPALGAEEREAWRGRVARARALIDEGAARKIVLARRRRLVADRPIDAAAMLARARAARPGCFNVWVRPRGGASLIASTPELLVRRRGADIAASALAGSAPRAADRGEDERLAAALLACAKNGREHALVVRAVRDALAAVGAEVEPPPRPEILRLPEAQHLATPVRARASRPRSAFALGGALHPTPAVCGVPAAVARALIEREEPARGWYTGALGWTDAAGDGELVVTLRSALVDGAALELWAGAGIVEGSDADAELAETEAKMRALVAPYLAPAGAIAGADAPAADAAAGA
- a CDS encoding glutamine--tRNA ligase (catalyzes a two-step reaction, first charging a glutamine molecule by linking its carboxyl group to the alpha-phosphate of ATP, followed by transfer of the aminoacyl-adenylate to its tRNA) — encoded protein: EPPSKFFRLAPGREVRLRYAYIIKCERVVKDASGAVVELRCTYDPETRSGSPAAARKVKATLHWVSAAHAVTAEVRLYGRLFTVEDPDAADDWLATIDSEALTVLRDCRLEPSLADAAPGLRVQFERQGYFCADPDSVPGAPVFNRTVTLRDTWAKIQAGPGR